CGGGTCGGCCCGGTGCGGCGCGAACACGAGCGCGCCGTCGACGTGCCCGCCTTCCAGGAACCGGACGGTCTTGCCGAGGTCTTCGCGCGTGTCGCTGAAGATCAGCACCATCTGGCGGCCGATGTCGGCGAGCTCGCGGTACCCGGCGCGCATGACGGCGGTGCGGTACGGGTCGTCGAGCAGCCGGGCCTCCGGCTCGGACAGCACCACGGCGATCGCGCCGGTGCGGCGGGTGACCAGGGAGCGGGCCGCCTGGTTCGGGGAATAGCCCAGGTCACGGGCCGCGGCCAGGACCTTCTCGCGCGCCGCCGCGCTGACGTACGCGTCGTCGTTCAACGCGCGTGACGCCGTCGACCGCGACACGCCGGCGAACGCCGCGACGTCCTCCAGCGTCGGCCGCTCTTCATCCCCTGCTCGAGGCCCCACGGATACCGCCCTCGCTCACCACCAACACCCGGACGCGACCAGCTTAACGGTCACGCAGGGCGATGTCCGGGAGCGCTCCTCGCAGGAAACGCTCCGGTTACGACCTCTTGACACCGGTGAAGCCCCCAACCAGACTCTGCGACACCTGGGAGCGCTCCCAGTCCGGGCTCCCAGCAGTGAGAGCGCTCATTCCCGTCAACAAGGTGGTTGGACACGTGAGAACGATCCGGAACGGCCTGGTCCTGGCACTGGGCATCACGATGACGGCGCTCGGCGCCACGGCCTGCGGCGGAGGCGGTGACAACACCCCGCCCGCGGCGGGTCCCAACGAGCACGTGGACCTGACGCTGGCGACGTTCACCGAGTTCGGCTACGAGGCACTCATCCCGGAGTACGAGCGACTGCACCCCAACATCAAGATCACGCACCGCAAGACCGGTCAGGGCGGCCCCTACCACCAGGACCTCATCACGAAGCTGGCCGCGGGCTCGGGCCTCGCCGACGTCGCCGCGGTCGAGGAGGGTCACCTCTCCGACGTCCTCGACAAGGGCTCGAAGTTCAACGACCTCAGCAAGATCGGCCCCGCCGACGCCTCCCCCGACCGCTGGCTCGGCTGGAAGTACGACGCCGCCAAGACCAAGGACGGCAAGGTCATCGGCTACGGCACCGACATCGGGCCGCTCGCCATGTGCTACCGCAAGGACATGTTCCAGGCCGCGGGCCTGCCGACCGACCCCGAAGCCGTGAAGCCGCTGTTCGCCACCTGGGACAGCTACTTCGCCGCCGGCGCCGACTACGTGTCCAAGACCAAGGGCAAGGCCTGGTTCGACTCGGCCTCGCAGAACTTCAACGCCATGGTCAACCAGCTCCCGCAGGGCTACATCGGCAGCGACGACAAGCTCGCCGTCGAGAGCAACCAGGGCATCAAGGACGCCTGGACCAAGGTCACCGACGCCGTCGCCAAGGGCGAGTCGGCCAAGCTGACCGCGTTCAGCAACGAGTGGAACACCGGCTTCAAGCAGGGCGCGTTCGCGACGAAGGTGTGCCCGGCGTGGATGCTCGGCGTGATCAAGGAGCAGGCCGGCCCGGAGAACGCGGGCAAGTGGGCGGTCACCGCGGCCTTCCCCGGCGGCGGCGGCAACTGGGGCGGCTCGTACCTGACCGTGCCGACGCAGTCGAAGCACCCGAAGGAGGCCGCCGAGCTCGCGGCCTGGCTGACCGCGCCCGAGCAGCAGATCAAGGCGTTCCAGGCCAAGGGCACCTTCCCCAGCCAGGTCAAGGCGCTGTCGGACCCGGCGCTGCTGAGCCAGACCGACGCCTACTTCGGCGGCGCGAAGGTCGGCGAGCTGTTCGCCGAGCAGGCCAAGAAGGTCCAGAAGCCGCAGTACAAGGGCCCCGGCGACGGCCAGATCCAGGAGAACGCCGCCAGCCCGGCCCTGCAGGCGGTCGAGCAGGGCAAGTCGGCGGCGGACGGCTGGCAGCAACTGGTCGACTCGGCGAAGAAGATCACTCGCTGACCTCATGACCGTCATCGACAAGAAGATCGCGCCAGGAGGGAGTAAGGCCGGGGAGCGCACGTCTCCCCGGCCCACCTTCCGGCACAAGCTGAGCCGGTGGGACGTCAAGGTATCGCCGTACCTCTACGTCGCGCCGTTCTTCATCGTCTTCGGGGTCGTCGGGCTGTTCCCGCTGCTCTACACCGCGTACGTGTCGCTGTTCAAGTGGAAGGCGGGCAGCGACGACCCCGACTTCATCGGCTTCGACAACTACAAGGAACTGGTCGGCGACGGCCAGTTCTGGAACGCGCTGACCAACACCGTCAGCATCTTCCTGCTTTCCAGCGTGCCGCAGATCATCATGGCGATCATGCTGGCGGCGTTGCTCGGCAGCCGGCTGCGCGGCGCCACCGGCTGGCGCGTCGGCATCCTGCTGCCGTACGCGGCCAGCCTCGTCGCGATCGGGATCATCTTCGCCAACCTGTTCGGCCCCAAGTACGGGCTGATCAACGGCGTGCTGCAGACCATCGGGCTGGACCCGGTCGACTGGCAGGCCAGCCGGTTCGGCAGCCACGTCGCGATCGCGATCATGGTGAACTGGCGCTGGACCGGCTACAACGCCCTGATCGTGCTGGCGGCCATGCAGGCCATCCCGAAGGAGCTGCACGAGGCGGCGCTCATCGACGGCGCGGGCACGTGGCGCCGCTTCTGGAACGTCACGCTGCCGCTGCTGAAACCGACGCTGATCTTCGTCATCATCACCTCGACGATCGGCGGCCTGCAGATCTTCACCGAGCCCAAGCTGTTCGACGCCCTGCCGGGGTCGAACAACGGCGGCTCCACCAACCAGTTCCAGACCGTGACGCTGTACCTGTACCAGTCGGCGTTCGAGAACTACAACCTCGGCTACGCCTCGGCGATCGCCTGGGTGCTGTTCGTGATCATCGTGCTCATCGCGCTGGTGAACTTCTTCCTCACCAGCCGGCTCGCGCACACCCCGGCGGTGAAGAAGAAATGACGACACTCCAAGGTGGGCTCCGGAAGTCCGTCGCCACGCTCGGCAGGCCGCGCAAGGCGACGTACGTCGTGCTGGCGATCTTCGTGCTCGGCTCGATGTTCCCGTTCTACTGGTCGTTCCTGGTGGCCAGCCGGGACAACGGGATGCTCACCGAACGCATCCCGCCGTTCGTTCCCGGCGGCAACTTCTTCGCCAACGCCGCCCGGGTGTTCGACACCGTGCCGTTCTGGAAGGCGCTGGCCAACAGCGTCATCGTGTCCGGCACCGTCACGCTGACCACGGTGTTGTTCTCCTCGCTGGCCGGGTTCGCCTTCGCGAAACTCCGGTTCAAGGGGCGCAACGGACTGTTCGTGTTCATCGTCGTGACGCTCGCGGTGCCCACCCAGCTGGGCATCATCCCCTTGTTCATCGCGATGTCGGAGCTGGGCTGGGCCGGTCACCTCCAGGCGGTGATCGTGCCCAACCTGGTCACCGCGTTCGGCGTGTTCTGGATGCGCCAGTACACGGTGGACGCGGTGCCGTACGAGCTGATCGAGGCCGCGCGCGTCGACGGCTGCAGCATGATCCGCATCTTCTGGAACGTCTGCCTGCCCGCGGTCCGCCCGGCGGCGGCGATCCTGGCGATGTTCACGTTCATGATGTCCTGGAACGACTTCCTGTGGCCGCTGGTGGTCCTGGACGCGGGCAACCCGACCGTCCAGGTCGCGCTGGAGAAGCTCCAGAGCGGCTACTACGTCGACTATTCGCTGGTGCTGGCCGGCACGACCCTGGCCACCATCCCGATCCTCATCGTCTTCGTCCTCCTCGGCCGCCAGATCGTGGCCGGGATCATGCAAGGTGCCGTGAAAGGGTGAACATGTCCGTACATCCCGACAGCGTTCGGGCGGCAGAGATCGGGGAAAGCGCCGCGTTGCCGTTCCCGCCCGGCTTCGTCTGGGGCGCCGCCACCGCGGCGTTCCAGGTGGAAGGGGCCACCACGGCCGACGGGCGCACCGACTCGGTCTGGGACGTCTTCGCGCGCCGTCCGGGTGCGGTAGTGGGCGGCGACACCGGCGACCCGGCCGCCGACCACTACCGGCGGTACTCCGAGGACGTCGACCTGATGCGCACGCTCGGCCTCGGCGCCTACCGCTTCTCGCTGGCCTGGCCCCGGGTTCGACCGGACGGTGGCGCCCCCAACCCCGCCGGGCTCGCGTTCTACGACCGGCTGGTCGACTGCCTCCTGGAGGCCGGGATCCAGCCGTGGGCGACGCTCTACCACTGGGACCTGCCCCAGGCGCTGGAGGAGCGGGGCGGCTGGACGAACCGCGACACTGCGTACCGGTTCGCCGAGTACAGCGAGACCGTGCTGGCCCGGCTCGGCGACCGCGTCGCCAGCTGGTCGACGCTGAACGAGCCGTGGTGCGCGGCGATGCTCGGCTACGCGGGCGGCATCCACGCGCCCGGCCGCACCGACCACCGGGCCGCCGTCGCCGCCACGCACCACCTGCTGCTGGGCCACGGGCTGGCGATGGACGTCATCCGCCGGCACGCGCCGGACGTTCCGGCCGGGATCACGCTCAACCTCTACCCGGTCGCCCCGCACGACCCGGCCAACGTCACCGACGTCTCCGCGGCCCGGCGCATCGACGGCCTGCAGAACCGGCTGTTCCTCGACCCGGTGCTGCGCGGCGGCTACCCGGACGACCTCGTCACCGACCTCGAGCCGTTCGGGCTGGGCGACGTCGTCGAACCCGAGGACAGCGCGATCATCGCGGCCCACGTCGACTGGCTCGGCGTGAACTACTACCGCGACTACCGCGTCGCGGGCCGCCCGGTGCCCGGCAGCGAGCCGGCGGGCCCGGAGTGGGTCGGGGCGGGCGACGTCCACTTCGTCCCGGACCCGGCGGCGCCCCGCACGGACTCGGGCTGGGAGGTGCAGCCGGCCGGGCTGACCGAGTCGCTGCTGCAGGTCCACCGCGGCTACCGCCGGGTGCCGCTGTACATCACGGAGAACGGCGCGGCCTACCCGGACGTCGTCGCCGACGGCGGTGACATCGTCGACACCGACCGCGTGGCGTTCCTGGACTCCCACCTCCGGGCGGCGCACGACGCGCTGGCGGCCGGGGTCGACCTGCGCGGGTACTTCTACTGGTCGCTGCTGGACAACTTCGAGTGGGCCGAGGGGTACGCGAAGCGGTTCGGCCTGATCCACGTCGACTACGCGACGCAGCGTCGGACGCCGAAGCGGAGTGCCCACTGGTACGCCCGGGTGATCGGGCTGAACGGCCTGGGCTGAGGCCCGGCGGTTCCGTTCCGTGGAGGCCGCCGGCGCGGGTGGCCTGCACGGGGGTGAGGGGTGCGGCCGGGCCCGAGGGATCCGGGCCCGGCCGCGGCTCACCCGCCCCCGCGGCTGCAGTGAATGACTCATTCACGTCGTCTGACGACATGAATGAGTCATTCACGTCGTTCGGCCCGGCGGCAGGCCGAGCGGGGAACCGGCGCGAGGTGGGGCGTGCAATCGGCGGCCGGCGTTGCCAGACTGGCCGGTATGGGACTGCGCAGCGAAGCTTGGTTCAACAACCCCGCCGACCCCGGGATGACCGCGCTCTACCTCGAGCGGTACATGAACTGGGGCCTCACCCGGGAGGAACTGCAGTCCGGCCGGCCGATCATCGGCATCGCGCAGACCGGCTCCGACCTGTCCCCCTGCAACCGGCACCACCTGCAGCTCGCCGACCGCACCCGCGAGGGCATCCGCGAGGCCGGCGGGATCGCCATCGAGTTCCCGGTGCACCCCATCCAGGAGACGGGCAAGCGCCCGACCGCCGCGCTCGACCGCAACCTCGCCTACCTCGGCCT
This genomic window from Amycolatopsis mongoliensis contains:
- a CDS encoding carbohydrate ABC transporter permease; the protein is MTTLQGGLRKSVATLGRPRKATYVVLAIFVLGSMFPFYWSFLVASRDNGMLTERIPPFVPGGNFFANAARVFDTVPFWKALANSVIVSGTVTLTTVLFSSLAGFAFAKLRFKGRNGLFVFIVVTLAVPTQLGIIPLFIAMSELGWAGHLQAVIVPNLVTAFGVFWMRQYTVDAVPYELIEAARVDGCSMIRIFWNVCLPAVRPAAAILAMFTFMMSWNDFLWPLVVLDAGNPTVQVALEKLQSGYYVDYSLVLAGTTLATIPILIVFVLLGRQIVAGIMQGAVKG
- a CDS encoding carbohydrate ABC transporter permease; translation: MTVIDKKIAPGGSKAGERTSPRPTFRHKLSRWDVKVSPYLYVAPFFIVFGVVGLFPLLYTAYVSLFKWKAGSDDPDFIGFDNYKELVGDGQFWNALTNTVSIFLLSSVPQIIMAIMLAALLGSRLRGATGWRVGILLPYAASLVAIGIIFANLFGPKYGLINGVLQTIGLDPVDWQASRFGSHVAIAIMVNWRWTGYNALIVLAAMQAIPKELHEAALIDGAGTWRRFWNVTLPLLKPTLIFVIITSTIGGLQIFTEPKLFDALPGSNNGGSTNQFQTVTLYLYQSAFENYNLGYASAIAWVLFVIIVLIALVNFFLTSRLAHTPAVKKK
- a CDS encoding ABC transporter substrate-binding protein, with product MRTIRNGLVLALGITMTALGATACGGGGDNTPPAAGPNEHVDLTLATFTEFGYEALIPEYERLHPNIKITHRKTGQGGPYHQDLITKLAAGSGLADVAAVEEGHLSDVLDKGSKFNDLSKIGPADASPDRWLGWKYDAAKTKDGKVIGYGTDIGPLAMCYRKDMFQAAGLPTDPEAVKPLFATWDSYFAAGADYVSKTKGKAWFDSASQNFNAMVNQLPQGYIGSDDKLAVESNQGIKDAWTKVTDAVAKGESAKLTAFSNEWNTGFKQGAFATKVCPAWMLGVIKEQAGPENAGKWAVTAAFPGGGGNWGGSYLTVPTQSKHPKEAAELAAWLTAPEQQIKAFQAKGTFPSQVKALSDPALLSQTDAYFGGAKVGELFAEQAKKVQKPQYKGPGDGQIQENAASPALQAVEQGKSAADGWQQLVDSAKKITR
- a CDS encoding GH1 family beta-glucosidase is translated as MSVHPDSVRAAEIGESAALPFPPGFVWGAATAAFQVEGATTADGRTDSVWDVFARRPGAVVGGDTGDPAADHYRRYSEDVDLMRTLGLGAYRFSLAWPRVRPDGGAPNPAGLAFYDRLVDCLLEAGIQPWATLYHWDLPQALEERGGWTNRDTAYRFAEYSETVLARLGDRVASWSTLNEPWCAAMLGYAGGIHAPGRTDHRAAVAATHHLLLGHGLAMDVIRRHAPDVPAGITLNLYPVAPHDPANVTDVSAARRIDGLQNRLFLDPVLRGGYPDDLVTDLEPFGLGDVVEPEDSAIIAAHVDWLGVNYYRDYRVAGRPVPGSEPAGPEWVGAGDVHFVPDPAAPRTDSGWEVQPAGLTESLLQVHRGYRRVPLYITENGAAYPDVVADGGDIVDTDRVAFLDSHLRAAHDALAAGVDLRGYFYWSLLDNFEWAEGYAKRFGLIHVDYATQRRTPKRSAHWYARVIGLNGLG